In uncultured Desulfobacter sp., one DNA window encodes the following:
- a CDS encoding heparan-alpha-glucosaminide N-acetyltransferase domain-containing protein translates to MIDNIFEHRTNRIQGYDLARGVAIFAMVIIDFKEFFCTNEIFPEWLYALIGYMDRRAAATLVLIAGASMTLMFHKNGPENSRDIFFKRAVFLMLCGTLISKIWAADILHFYGFFILTGLVMIELSSPRLLAGAAVCWLASFLKLSNSIYGYLEGLTAGSLPRQLADLFFTGFYPVFPWAALYILGMWLGRQDLKNHHVTITLLGAGFLAAIIAECAEYFVPTMAVKTIIAHGASDETAAYLFILLSKLTVIDLALPSPFSIISGAGSGLCVIMLSFLCAVGLKQGPPQSILIAGKNTLSLYVLHILFIKGVGNLPGVGDDYSVLWCTAGAILFIAAYLLLMRLWLKKFAMGPLEGAMRYFPFVKANRIVKVHPGTRAG, encoded by the coding sequence ATGATAGACAATATTTTCGAACATAGAACAAATAGAATACAAGGATATGACCTGGCAAGAGGTGTGGCTATATTTGCCATGGTAATCATTGATTTCAAAGAATTTTTCTGTACCAACGAAATTTTTCCGGAATGGCTTTATGCCCTCATTGGATATATGGACCGAAGAGCCGCCGCCACCCTGGTGCTAATTGCCGGTGCCAGCATGACACTCATGTTCCATAAAAACGGTCCGGAAAATAGCCGGGATATTTTTTTTAAAAGGGCTGTATTTCTAATGCTTTGCGGAACTCTGATTTCCAAAATATGGGCGGCTGATATCCTGCATTTTTACGGATTTTTTATCTTAACGGGACTGGTCATGATTGAGCTTTCCAGTCCGCGGCTTTTGGCTGGGGCAGCCGTTTGCTGGCTTGCCAGTTTTTTGAAACTTTCCAATAGTATTTACGGATATCTCGAAGGCCTTACCGCAGGCAGTCTGCCCAGGCAGCTCGCAGATCTTTTTTTCACAGGGTTTTACCCGGTTTTTCCATGGGCCGCACTCTATATTTTGGGCATGTGGCTGGGACGTCAGGATTTAAAGAACCACCATGTTACAATAACACTTTTAGGTGCAGGGTTTTTAGCGGCAATCATAGCAGAGTGTGCTGAATATTTTGTTCCAACCATGGCCGTCAAAACCATTATAGCCCATGGCGCCTCGGATGAAACTGCCGCATACCTCTTTATCCTGCTGTCCAAGTTGACTGTTATAGACCTGGCGTTGCCAAGCCCGTTTTCCATTATATCCGGAGCCGGCAGCGGACTCTGCGTTATTATGCTGAGTTTTTTATGTGCTGTTGGCCTAAAACAAGGCCCGCCGCAATCTATTCTGATCGCTGGAAAAAACACCTTGTCTTTATATGTACTGCATATCCTTTTTATCAAAGGGGTGGGGAATCTTCCGGGTGTAGGGGATGACTACTCTGTCCTTTGGTGCACGGCAGGGGCAATACTCTTCATTGCGGCCTATCTATTGTTAATGCGCTTATGGCTGAAAAAATTTGCAATGGGCCCGCTTGAAGGTGCCATGAGGTATTTCCCCTTTGTTAAGGCAAACCGAATCGTAAAAGTGCATCCGGGCACCAGGGCCGGATAA
- a CDS encoding RimK/LysX family protein encodes MKKKTIVLSICSVFFLSMFSMPADSKEIIGWLEMIRVYPGNLKIRAKMDTGAKGSAINAFNVKKFERDNETWVSFELRDYSKKAKTKHIFLEKKVVDSVRIKRKGGGLDERLVVNMDICLGGVYKEIRMSLMDRTNFNYQVLIGRVDLKNTFIVDPSATFTRKPLCKMPIEIDK; translated from the coding sequence ATGAAAAAAAAGACTATCGTGCTCTCCATCTGTTCCGTATTTTTTTTATCAATGTTTTCTATGCCCGCTGACAGCAAGGAGATCATCGGTTGGCTGGAAATGATCAGAGTGTATCCCGGAAATTTGAAAATTCGGGCAAAAATGGATACCGGAGCAAAGGGTTCGGCAATAAACGCTTTTAATGTTAAGAAATTCGAACGGGATAATGAAACTTGGGTCAGTTTTGAGCTTCGAGATTATTCAAAAAAGGCCAAAACCAAGCATATTTTTCTTGAAAAGAAAGTAGTCGATTCTGTCAGAATCAAACGCAAAGGAGGCGGACTTGATGAGCGCCTTGTGGTCAACATGGATATTTGTTTAGGGGGTGTCTATAAAGAGATCAGAATGAGTTTGATGGACAGAACCAATTTCAACTACCAGGTCCTGATCGGCAGGGTAGATCTGAAAAATACGTTTATTGTCGATCCATCTGCCACATTTACCAGAAAACCGTTGTGTAAGATGCCGATTGAAATAGATAAATAA
- a CDS encoding inactive transglutaminase family protein, translating to MKKNHLFVLSSALIFLGAGLFIFKYYFLNFPIMPDKTSNFWDIEIRLSADAENKALKASLFLPGESENFTINSEHFLSGKYGLVTEKENDNRKAVWSIRRTKGRQHLYYQVLVQKATNKKRRRSRPSDIAEISLEGPYLSAANSLWSDVYKHSADLDTVIGNLFKHLNSPQTDENVALLLGNETVSSTRKIEIAIQLLALAGIPAQLVHGFDLREELLQVKMVNWLEVYYKRTWKSYLPDNSGVDLPESYMAWWRGSEPIFKIWGGTNQQIRITALKNETEAIQSAIAQSKLSSPNFLKFSLLNLPMQNQLVYRIMLLIPLGALLVVIFRNIIGVKTFGTFMPVLIALSFRETQLLWGVILFSMVITIGLTVRFYLETLKLLVVPRLSAILIAVIIIIAGLNIVSYNMGLPLGLSVSLFPIVVLTMAIERMSILWDERGAGEALGQGIGTLIVAAVTYYVIKNQTIEHIMFFFPELLFVLFGITLLLGRYSGFRLIELYRFKEFVRKS from the coding sequence ATGAAAAAGAATCATTTATTCGTTTTGTCGAGCGCTTTGATATTCCTTGGTGCAGGACTGTTTATTTTTAAATATTATTTCCTGAATTTTCCTATTATGCCTGACAAAACATCGAATTTTTGGGACATCGAGATTCGGCTGTCTGCTGATGCTGAAAACAAAGCGTTGAAAGCCAGCCTGTTTTTACCTGGTGAGTCTGAAAATTTTACCATCAATTCAGAACATTTTCTGTCAGGAAAATACGGTTTGGTTACTGAAAAAGAGAACGATAACAGAAAGGCCGTCTGGTCTATCCGGAGAACAAAAGGAAGGCAGCACCTGTATTACCAGGTACTTGTTCAGAAGGCGACCAACAAAAAACGGCGCAGATCAAGACCGTCTGATATAGCAGAGATATCTCTTGAGGGACCCTATTTAAGTGCTGCCAATAGCTTGTGGAGTGATGTTTACAAACATTCCGCAGATTTGGATACCGTGATTGGGAATTTGTTCAAACATCTGAATAGCCCTCAAACCGATGAAAATGTTGCGCTGCTTTTAGGAAATGAAACCGTTTCTTCAACAAGAAAAATTGAAATTGCTATACAATTGCTGGCACTGGCAGGCATCCCGGCTCAGCTGGTTCACGGTTTTGATTTAAGAGAAGAACTCCTGCAGGTTAAAATGGTCAACTGGCTGGAAGTCTATTACAAGAGAACGTGGAAAAGCTATCTTCCCGACAATTCAGGCGTGGATTTACCGGAAAGCTATATGGCATGGTGGAGAGGCTCTGAGCCCATATTCAAAATCTGGGGTGGAACAAATCAGCAGATAAGGATCACGGCCCTGAAAAATGAGACAGAAGCCATCCAGAGCGCCATTGCTCAAAGTAAACTCAGTTCTCCTAATTTTTTGAAATTTTCCTTGCTGAATCTGCCCATGCAGAACCAGCTCGTATACCGCATCATGCTGCTGATCCCTTTAGGGGCCCTGCTGGTGGTCATTTTTAGAAATATCATCGGGGTTAAAACATTCGGAACTTTTATGCCTGTTTTAATTGCACTGTCCTTTAGAGAGACACAGCTTCTGTGGGGAGTGATCCTGTTTTCCATGGTGATTACCATCGGCCTGACCGTACGTTTTTATCTGGAGACGTTAAAGCTGCTGGTTGTCCCAAGGCTATCGGCGATATTGATCGCCGTCATCATCATCATCGCCGGCCTAAATATAGTAAGCTATAATATGGGACTTCCCCTTGGGTTGTCTGTTTCTCTTTTTCCCATTGTTGTATTAACAATGGCAATTGAAAGGATGTCCATTCTATGGGATGAAAGAGGTGCAGGAGAAGCATTAGGCCAAGGGATAGGGACCTTAATCGTCGCGGCTGTCACCTATTATGTCATCAAAAATCAAACCATTGAGCATATCATGTTTTTCTTTCCGGAGCTGCTGTTTGTTTTATTCGGCATCACTCTGCTGTTGGGGCGTTATTCAGGTTTCCGTTTGATAGAGCTTTATCGTTTCAAAGAATTTGTCAGGAAATCATAA
- a CDS encoding sigma-54 dependent transcriptional regulator — MKKLHFILGRTNDLKDIQDSLASVYQIDSNRQLSAALQILRRTRPEFVFVDIEILQQAAAESSYKAVFQTISLVCPNISVIVMACPELLSEAVKIVHEGAESYLTYPLVPDELRLVINSIVEQTRAESELDYLREQVWQEDEFELLHTKSPAMKAVFEKIRAVAATRSTVLLTGETGSGKGFTARLIHRLSLRKNERFIEVHCGAIPDTLIESEMFGHEKGAFTGAIKRKLGKFEIAGKGTIFLDEIGTITPPAQIKLLQVIQDGLFHRVGGEEDIRSDVRIIAATNIDLKQLCQDKLFRSDLYYRLNVFPVELPPLKERKEDIPQLAELFLAKLNTFHAKDIKEVHPRVLEAFLAYSWPGNIRELENILERAYILEKTSILRPQNFPVELFTCPPKPMSDTINPSLTLSEFRKQELGRVEYRYLDLLLTKCNGKINATAAAAGITTRQLHKLMKKHSLVKESYKNKETPRG; from the coding sequence TTGAAAAAACTTCATTTTATCCTCGGGCGAACAAATGATTTAAAAGACATTCAGGATAGTCTGGCATCGGTTTATCAGATTGATTCAAACCGGCAATTGAGTGCGGCCCTTCAGATCTTGCGGCGCACCCGGCCGGAGTTCGTGTTCGTGGACATTGAAATCCTTCAGCAGGCTGCTGCCGAAAGCAGCTATAAGGCGGTTTTTCAAACCATCAGCCTGGTCTGCCCAAATATCAGTGTTATTGTCATGGCCTGCCCTGAATTGTTGTCGGAGGCTGTAAAAATTGTCCATGAAGGTGCGGAATCTTATCTGACTTACCCCTTGGTGCCGGACGAGCTACGACTGGTGATCAACAGTATCGTTGAACAGACTCGGGCGGAATCGGAGCTGGATTATCTCAGGGAGCAGGTCTGGCAGGAAGACGAGTTTGAACTGCTTCACACCAAAAGTCCGGCTATGAAAGCTGTATTTGAAAAGATCCGTGCTGTGGCCGCCACTAGAAGCACCGTGCTTTTAACCGGGGAAACCGGCAGCGGCAAAGGGTTTACGGCTCGACTCATTCATCGGCTGTCCTTAAGGAAGAACGAGCGGTTTATCGAGGTGCACTGCGGGGCGATTCCGGATACCTTGATAGAAAGTGAGATGTTTGGCCATGAAAAAGGCGCGTTCACAGGTGCTATTAAGCGTAAATTGGGTAAGTTTGAAATTGCTGGAAAAGGCACCATTTTTCTCGATGAAATAGGCACCATTACCCCGCCGGCACAGATCAAGCTGCTCCAGGTTATCCAGGATGGCCTCTTTCACCGGGTGGGCGGCGAAGAGGATATCCGGTCTGATGTGCGTATTATCGCTGCCACCAATATTGATTTGAAACAGTTGTGCCAAGACAAGCTTTTTCGTTCGGACCTGTATTACCGTCTGAATGTTTTTCCTGTGGAATTGCCGCCCCTTAAGGAAAGAAAAGAGGATATTCCCCAATTAGCAGAGCTGTTCCTGGCAAAACTCAACACTTTTCACGCCAAGGACATTAAGGAAGTCCATCCCAGGGTTCTTGAGGCTTTTTTGGCCTATTCATGGCCGGGAAATATCAGGGAATTGGAAAATATCCTGGAACGTGCCTATATTTTAGAGAAAACATCCATTCTCCGGCCTCAAAATTTTCCGGTGGAACTGTTTACATGTCCGCCTAAACCGATGTCCGATACGATTAACCCCAGTTTAACCCTTTCCGAATTCAGGAAGCAGGAACTTGGCAGGGTTGAATATAGGTACCTGGACCTGCTCTTAACAAAATGCAATGGAAAAATAAATGCCACAGCCGCCGCTGCCGGCATCACCACCCGCCAGCTTCATAAATTGATGAAAAAACATTCCTTGGTCAAGGAAAGTTATAAAAACAAAGAGACGCCTCGGGGCTAA
- a CDS encoding YitT family protein, protein MNKTAAMTMKPTVMARPVSASGNILTGTAAINSMLYNASLITLGSILCAWTINTILVPHQFLSGGLAGVALIIHYVWPETSVGSLNFLLNIPILMVGWFYVGRRFMLYSIFGMVVFSLAVEWIPATHPIEDPMLAALLCGIVSGVGCALILKSVGSAGGIDIISVILLKQSSIRLGSTTLFANAAILLVSMVLFPMESILYTLIHIFVASRVIDLVITGMSKRKAVFIVSKQWQDIQQQIFNQLNRGVTIINGCGGYTGEEANLLYTVVTFGELNRLKALVKKTDPNTFLVVSDTVEVMGNGIGNQPHW, encoded by the coding sequence TTGAATAAAACGGCCGCTATGACGATGAAACCTACCGTGATGGCTCGTCCGGTATCCGCTTCAGGCAACATTTTAACCGGAACCGCCGCCATCAACAGCATGTTATACAACGCATCCTTAATCACCCTGGGATCCATCCTTTGTGCCTGGACAATCAACACGATCCTTGTTCCCCATCAGTTCCTGAGCGGTGGGCTGGCAGGGGTTGCCCTAATAATACACTATGTTTGGCCCGAAACCTCGGTGGGCAGCCTTAATTTTCTGTTGAATATCCCGATTCTCATGGTGGGATGGTTTTATGTAGGCCGCCGCTTTATGTTATACAGCATTTTTGGGATGGTTGTTTTTTCCTTGGCCGTGGAGTGGATTCCCGCAACCCACCCCATTGAGGATCCCATGCTGGCAGCTCTACTTTGCGGCATTGTTTCAGGAGTGGGCTGTGCGCTCATATTAAAATCCGTGGGATCAGCCGGGGGAATTGATATTATATCGGTTATCCTGCTCAAACAATCCTCCATCCGGTTAGGCTCCACCACGCTTTTTGCAAATGCCGCAATTCTTTTGGTATCCATGGTTTTGTTCCCCATGGAATCAATTCTTTATACATTGATTCATATATTTGTCGCCTCCCGGGTGATTGATCTGGTTATTACAGGTATGAGTAAACGCAAAGCCGTGTTCATCGTCTCTAAACAGTGGCAAGATATCCAACAGCAAATTTTCAACCAATTAAACCGGGGCGTAACCATCATTAACGGGTGCGGCGGATATACGGGCGAAGAGGCAAACCTGCTTTACACCGTTGTTACATTTGGTGAGCTGAATCGTTTAAAGGCCCTTGTAAAAAAGACGGACCCAAACACATTCTTGGTGGTTTCCGATACCGTTGAGGTTATGGGGAACGGCATTGGGAATCAACCCCATTGGTAA
- a CDS encoding alpha-L-glutamate ligase-like protein, protein MLNIFKQLSQQGVLSINNRNANYTLKYNARNKYPIVDNKLKTKQLAVEAGLPVPELYAVIEIERQIQDIDDITQNQSAFVVKPARGSGGNGIVVIADHDETMYWKANGIIIKTEELRYHISNILSGLYSLGGQPDEAIIEYRIQPDKIFESISYLGVPDIRIIVFFGIPVMAMVRLPTRMSDGKANLHQGAIGAGINLSTGRTLRAVWKDMIITNHPDTRHPVADIQIPCWEKLLELSSRCYELTGLVYQGVDIVLDEDKGPMILELNARPGLNIQIANQSGLLHRLKLIEKHHHELNSIEERVTFALSHFAH, encoded by the coding sequence ATGCTTAATATTTTCAAACAGCTTTCTCAACAAGGGGTGTTGAGTATAAACAACCGGAACGCAAACTATACGTTAAAATACAATGCCCGGAATAAATATCCCATTGTTGATAATAAGTTAAAGACCAAACAGCTTGCCGTTGAAGCAGGTCTTCCTGTCCCCGAACTGTATGCCGTCATAGAAATTGAGCGGCAGATTCAGGATATTGATGATATTACTCAGAACCAGTCCGCCTTTGTTGTTAAGCCTGCCCGGGGAAGCGGCGGCAATGGAATCGTCGTGATTGCTGACCATGATGAAACCATGTATTGGAAGGCAAACGGCATTATCATTAAGACAGAAGAACTCAGATATCATATCTCGAACATATTAAGTGGTCTGTATAGTCTGGGAGGGCAACCCGACGAAGCCATCATTGAATATCGGATACAGCCGGATAAGATATTTGAATCTATTTCATATTTGGGTGTTCCTGATATTCGTATTATTGTTTTTTTCGGTATTCCGGTCATGGCTATGGTGCGCCTGCCCACCCGAATGTCGGATGGGAAAGCCAATTTGCACCAGGGCGCCATTGGTGCGGGAATCAATCTTTCAACCGGCAGGACGCTTAGGGCTGTCTGGAAAGATATGATTATTACGAACCATCCGGACACCCGGCATCCGGTCGCTGATATTCAAATTCCTTGCTGGGAAAAGCTGCTGGAACTTTCCTCCCGGTGTTATGAACTTACCGGCCTTGTTTACCAGGGCGTGGACATTGTTCTGGATGAGGACAAGGGGCCAATGATTCTTGAGCTTAATGCCCGCCCCGGCCTGAACATCCAGATTGCCAACCAGTCCGGACTGTTGCACCGATTAAAATTGATTGAAAAACACCATCATGAATTAAATTCAATTGAAGAGCGGGTTACGTTTGCCCTTTCTCATTTCGCACATTAA
- a CDS encoding DUF2339 domain-containing protein: MYFLFLFLIVVIFGVQLSNLKKSNREIEKKLVELKNKFDRLYDTVQTLKAIKTEKGTDSRDSFTSEDTVDERILETKDTIDSPEASDISQSIQEPDYDFSPVQGTTKTDPIPPKAQQIKPPVKPDKKSVPYIPPAALKATASKRPVSKSPGVSLRQKITRLNINWELFTGARLFAWVGGVAAFICIGLLLKHSIEKNWLPPAARLTFGAMLGAGLILASEKFKEARLRIFRHSLTATGIGVLYIVIFTATLYYDYLPAMAGFAMLALVSAAAFVLAVYQKGLTVSVLGAIGAYVTPLMINTGSGNLVGLFIYLAVVNIALYLVSEKLISTGLLLTGAAGTLVTLGLAVLNLFAQKSGFTIAGVWAANLILFTVFLWRQGLNPMERKPVLWNGCVLYLSSVAMALLLILEKPGWHPLMLLTIAMICAIMLGTKNKGWTQAFIPFSSIAFIAAVVWVVTRFDATGFSFSYVLILVYGAAGCLGPVFLVMKFGKSNLMLQWFKVFPVALSLMCLAGLVLNPMCAFYFWPMMLGIQILGLFVSLIFQAVIQVFLLLAIFVAGGIFWMLNIPANAMGAGFFIFILGAGSVLSAGILVVAIQLPRILAAIKMTPGKEKSDTLIPEKWLSAAPVAGVFILIGFSFFVNHPHFLHMGMATLACFLTLAVFFARRAQFQPVAIIALAGAAAAQATWILNTSHPQAVTLAGVYWSGALFAAALVIPWLFFKHIEHWKYLWNMWAVYEVLQAVFFFYSVKHAFHSPPADWCPMLMIAAKLWPVARLLQQLAEKPHRNSILAFHGGALLFYMSVLPVLVLSQGWIGLALVLEATALLWLNTRIVHPGLPKTAVIMAPAGLLWLLISLPQLKGLESLPVLNPAVFALALAVAALGVGVRFAKFCDQKVLHLDTPDFFRWLSLGSGFYLMNLIIADIFSGPDQKFRIMPGSDFIQAAVYALSWAGAGALLWRMARFPIIMRLTGLGVLAAGTCGMLCLPFFLGNSVAQMTPFFNVGLLGFVLLSAILYFSSSVHAGIAFDDLAKKLIIAGFITALFMAFHLASGTVFQAGHRFSLFFALTLNQEIVSILGFAGFGLSLLLWKKDLNRSFRMAGLVLIIIALVRSLVFPFRFSHQFTAMMPLVNFPTLMYALLLALPVFVMYKNPKQKWPVDQISARQFMGIALAVAAFAVMNIEIAACFEQPGHTFSLLASGNYMKLLAYSIGWMVFAIAMLVTGIRFSLPVCRWVATGLICITVVKVFIADTAKLDMGYKIASFSILSLGLFFVAYLYQKFISDDPKKRKQTTTNDENSHV, from the coding sequence ATGTATTTTCTTTTCTTATTTTTGATCGTTGTCATCTTTGGTGTTCAACTGTCAAATCTTAAAAAGTCGAATCGAGAGATTGAAAAAAAGTTAGTAGAGCTCAAGAATAAATTTGATCGACTGTACGATACGGTTCAAACCTTAAAAGCTATAAAAACTGAAAAAGGAACCGATTCCAGGGATAGCTTTACATCCGAGGACACGGTCGATGAGCGTATTTTGGAAACCAAGGATACCATCGATTCTCCCGAGGCATCAGACATTTCTCAGTCTATACAGGAGCCTGATTATGATTTTAGCCCTGTGCAAGGGACGACTAAAACGGATCCGATTCCACCCAAAGCGCAACAAATCAAACCGCCGGTAAAACCGGATAAAAAATCCGTACCTTATATTCCCCCCGCTGCGTTAAAAGCCACTGCAAGCAAGCGTCCGGTTTCCAAATCTCCTGGTGTTTCCCTTCGCCAAAAAATTACCCGGCTAAACATCAACTGGGAGCTTTTTACAGGGGCCAGGCTTTTTGCATGGGTGGGCGGTGTGGCCGCCTTTATCTGCATTGGCTTGCTGTTAAAACATTCCATTGAAAAAAACTGGCTTCCGCCGGCAGCCCGGCTGACGTTCGGCGCGATGCTGGGAGCCGGATTGATTCTGGCATCGGAAAAATTTAAAGAGGCACGCCTGAGAATCTTCCGGCATTCTCTGACGGCCACGGGGATCGGCGTACTTTACATTGTTATATTTACGGCAACCCTCTATTACGATTACCTGCCGGCCATGGCAGGATTTGCCATGCTTGCTCTGGTGTCTGCGGCCGCATTTGTGCTGGCGGTGTATCAAAAAGGGCTTACGGTTTCGGTATTAGGTGCCATTGGGGCCTATGTCACACCCCTGATGATCAACACCGGGTCAGGAAACCTGGTTGGTCTGTTTATCTATCTGGCCGTGGTCAATATTGCATTATATCTGGTATCTGAAAAACTAATTTCCACAGGTTTGTTGTTGACAGGCGCCGCCGGCACGCTGGTAACGCTGGGCCTGGCGGTTCTTAATTTGTTTGCCCAGAAAAGCGGCTTTACTATTGCAGGCGTCTGGGCTGCCAATCTCATTTTGTTTACCGTTTTTCTCTGGCGCCAGGGCTTGAATCCCATGGAGCGTAAACCCGTACTCTGGAACGGTTGTGTTCTGTACCTGTCATCGGTTGCCATGGCCCTGCTTTTGATCCTGGAAAAACCGGGCTGGCATCCGTTAATGCTGCTGACCATTGCCATGATCTGCGCCATCATGCTCGGCACCAAAAACAAAGGCTGGACCCAGGCTTTCATCCCTTTTTCCTCAATCGCTTTTATTGCCGCAGTGGTATGGGTAGTCACCCGGTTTGATGCCACCGGGTTTTCCTTCAGCTATGTGCTGATCCTTGTGTATGGGGCTGCCGGATGTTTGGGCCCCGTGTTCCTTGTCATGAAATTTGGAAAATCCAATCTAATGCTTCAATGGTTTAAAGTATTCCCGGTGGCCCTGTCCCTGATGTGTCTTGCCGGGCTTGTTTTAAATCCCATGTGTGCATTTTATTTCTGGCCCATGATGCTGGGAATCCAGATCCTTGGGCTTTTTGTCAGCCTGATTTTCCAAGCCGTTATCCAGGTATTTTTGCTGTTGGCCATATTTGTTGCCGGCGGCATTTTCTGGATGCTCAATATTCCGGCAAATGCCATGGGGGCGGGATTTTTTATTTTTATCCTGGGCGCCGGATCGGTCCTGAGTGCAGGCATTCTTGTGGTGGCGATACAGCTTCCCCGTATCCTTGCGGCCATCAAAATGACACCTGGAAAGGAAAAATCCGACACCCTGATACCTGAAAAATGGCTCAGTGCCGCACCCGTGGCAGGTGTATTTATCCTGATCGGGTTTTCCTTTTTTGTAAACCATCCCCATTTCCTCCACATGGGAATGGCCACCCTGGCCTGCTTTCTGACGCTGGCTGTTTTCTTTGCCCGCCGGGCCCAATTCCAGCCTGTGGCAATCATTGCCCTGGCAGGCGCTGCGGCTGCCCAGGCCACCTGGATATTGAATACAAGCCACCCTCAAGCGGTTACTTTGGCAGGGGTATACTGGTCCGGGGCTCTATTTGCTGCAGCACTGGTGATCCCGTGGCTGTTTTTTAAACACATTGAGCACTGGAAATATCTGTGGAACATGTGGGCCGTGTATGAGGTGCTCCAGGCAGTGTTTTTCTTTTATTCAGTCAAACATGCCTTTCACAGCCCTCCGGCAGACTGGTGCCCCATGTTGATGATTGCAGCCAAACTGTGGCCCGTGGCAAGGCTGCTGCAGCAACTGGCTGAAAAGCCCCATAGAAATTCAATCCTGGCATTCCACGGCGGCGCATTATTGTTTTATATGTCTGTACTTCCGGTGCTGGTGTTAAGCCAGGGCTGGATCGGACTCGCCCTGGTGCTGGAAGCCACGGCATTACTGTGGCTCAATACCCGGATCGTTCACCCGGGCCTGCCGAAAACGGCCGTAATCATGGCGCCGGCAGGACTTTTATGGCTGCTGATTTCATTACCCCAATTAAAAGGTCTGGAAAGCCTGCCGGTTTTGAATCCCGCAGTTTTTGCCCTGGCGCTGGCGGTCGCCGCCCTTGGGGTAGGCGTACGGTTTGCAAAATTTTGCGACCAAAAAGTACTGCACCTGGACACGCCTGATTTTTTCCGCTGGCTTTCATTAGGTTCAGGCTTTTACCTGATGAACCTAATCATTGCAGATATTTTTTCAGGACCGGACCAAAAATTCAGGATTATGCCCGGATCTGATTTTATCCAGGCTGCGGTATATGCCCTGTCATGGGCCGGGGCCGGTGCCCTGTTGTGGCGAATGGCCCGCTTCCCCATTATCATGCGCCTGACCGGATTGGGGGTATTGGCGGCAGGGACCTGCGGGATGCTTTGCCTGCCATTTTTTCTGGGCAACAGTGTGGCCCAAATGACGCCGTTTTTTAACGTTGGCCTTTTGGGCTTTGTGCTGCTTTCAGCAATCCTTTATTTTTCCAGTTCAGTTCACGCCGGTATTGCGTTTGATGATTTGGCCAAAAAACTGATCATAGCCGGTTTTATAACCGCCCTGTTCATGGCCTTTCATCTGGCTTCGGGAACCGTTTTCCAGGCAGGGCATCGCTTTTCTCTTTTTTTTGCACTTACCCTGAACCAGGAAATTGTATCCATCCTCGGGTTTGCAGGTTTCGGACTTAGTCTACTTTTATGGAAAAAGGACCTGAACAGATCCTTTCGCATGGCAGGGCTTGTGCTGATCATCATCGCCCTTGTCAGATCCCTGGTGTTCCCTTTCCGGTTCAGCCATCAGTTTACCGCAATGATGCCCCTGGTGAATTTCCCCACACTGATGTACGCACTTTTATTGGCTCTGCCAGTATTTGTGATGTATAAAAACCCCAAACAAAAATGGCCGGTCGACCAGATATCGGCCCGGCAATTTATGGGGATTGCCCTGGCCGTTGCCGCCTTTGCCGTGATGAATATTGAAATTGCAGCCTGTTTTGAACAACCGGGGCACACCTTTTCTTTGCTTGCCTCGGGAAACTATATGAAATTGCTGGCATACAGCATTGGCTGGATGGTCTTTGCCATTGCAATGCTTGTGACAGGCATCCGCTTTTCCCTGCCGGTATGCCGGTGGGTGGCCACAGGCCTGATATGCATCACCGTAGTCAAGGTATTTATTGCAGATACGGCAAAACTGGACATGGGATATAAGATTGCCTCGTTCAGCATCCTTTCCCTTGGACTCTTTTTTGTTGCATATCTTTACCAGAAGTTTATTTCAGATGACCCAAAAAAACGAAAGCAAACAACAACCAATGATGAAAACAGCCATGTTTAA